The Glycine soja cultivar W05 chromosome 3, ASM419377v2, whole genome shotgun sequence genome window below encodes:
- the LOC114406151 gene encoding glucoamylase-like, giving the protein MVETLGPFSPRVPLCVSDRPEFCFTLRSKDEKRGWNLLLLKLVRNNDLYPVHAVPPKDQVDLETVEPQAQQSEQTNESKFVRVSFQLQKTCNFGEQFLIVGGGPVLGSWDPLEALPMTWSEGHVWAVELDMPAGQTFQYKFILKGEGGDIIWQPIDPTLGKLRIE; this is encoded by the exons ATGGTCGAGACTCTAGGACCCTTCTCTCCCAGAGTTCCCCTTTGTGTTTCTGATAGACCCGAATTCTGCTTCACCCTTCGTTCCAAAGATGAGAAAAGGGGATGGAATTTATTGCTCCTGAAACTGGTTCGAAACAATGATCTTTACCCTGTTCATGCAGTGCCACCAAAGGACCag GTGGACTTGGAAACTGTGGAGCCTCAGGCTCAACAGAGTGAACAAACAA ATGAATCAAAGTTTGTTCGTGTATCGTTCCAGTTACAAAAGACTTGTAATTTTGGTGAACAGTTTCTTATAGTTGGAGGTGGTCCTGTGCTTGGTTCATGGGACCCTTTAGAGGCATTACCCATGACATGGTCTGAAGGACATGTATGGGCTGTGGAGCTG GATATGCCTGCTGGACAAACATTCCAGTATAAGTTCATACTGAAAGGAGAAGGGGGGGATATTATTTGGCAGCCGATTGATCCAACACTTGGGAAACTAAGAATAGAATAG